The following DNA comes from Mycolicibacterium aromaticivorans JS19b1 = JCM 16368.
CGCCGAGGTGGACTACGGCCAGTGGACCGGCCGGGCGCTGAAGGATCTGGTGAAGGAGCCGCTGTGGGCGGTGGTTCAGCAGCAGCCGAGTGCGGCCGTCTTCCCCGATGGTGAGGGGCTGGCGCAGGTTCAGGCCCGCGCGGTGGCCGCGGTACGCGAGCACGACCGCCGCCTTGCTGACGAGCACGGTCACGACGTGCTGTGGATCGCCTGTACGCACGGCGATGTGATCAAGGCTGTCGTCGCGGACGCACTCGGTGCCCATCTGGACAGCTTCCAGCGGATCACCGCCGACCCGGCGTCGATGAGTGTCATCCGCTACACGCCGTTCCGCCCATTTGTCGTGCACGTCAACCACACCGGCGCCGAACTCGCGTCGGCGCTGAGCGCACCGCCGCCTGCTGAGGGCGACAAGGCCGCCGGGGACGCCGTCGTCGGTGGGACCACCGACTGAACCGGCTGCCGCCGATTACGGCTGGCTGCTTCCAGCCGGTATTTTGGACATAACATGGCCCGCGCAATTCACGTCTTCCGCACACCCGACCGTTTCGTCGCCGGGACCGTTGGGCAGCCCGGAAATCGCACCTTCTATCTCCAGGCCGTTCACGACACCCGGGTCATCTCCGTGATCCTGGAGAAACAACAGGTCGCGGTGTTGGCCGAACGTATCGGGGCGCTGCTGGTCGAGATCAACCGCCGGTTCGGCACCCCGCTGCCGCCGGAGAAGGACGTCGACGATCTCAGCCCCCTCGTCACGCCGGTCGACGCGGAGTTCCGGGTCGGCACGATGGGCCTTGGGTGGGACTCCGAGGCGCAGACCGTCGTCGTCGAACTTCTGGCCGTCAGCGACGTCGAATTCGACGCGTCAGTGGTGCTC
Coding sequences within:
- a CDS encoding histidine phosphatase family protein, which produces MTVILLRHGRSTSNTAHTLAGRTEGVELDDKGRDQAGALVDRVKGLPIKALVRSPLLRCRLTLEPLAAELELEPVVDDRLAEVDYGQWTGRALKDLVKEPLWAVVQQQPSAAVFPDGEGLAQVQARAVAAVREHDRRLADEHGHDVLWIACTHGDVIKAVVADALGAHLDSFQRITADPASMSVIRYTPFRPFVVHVNHTGAELASALSAPPPAEGDKAAGDAVVGGTTD
- a CDS encoding DUF3090 domain-containing protein; protein product: MARAIHVFRTPDRFVAGTVGQPGNRTFYLQAVHDTRVISVILEKQQVAVLAERIGALLVEINRRFGTPLPPEKDVDDLSPLVTPVDAEFRVGTMGLGWDSEAQTVVVELLAVSDVEFDASVVLDDAEEGPDAVRVFLTPESARQFASRSTRVISAGRPPCPLCDEPLDPDGHICVRTNGYRRGAFGETDDDFDS